In a genomic window of Lepisosteus oculatus isolate fLepOcu1 chromosome 5, fLepOcu1.hap2, whole genome shotgun sequence:
- the LOC107076748 gene encoding 72 kDa type IV collagenase-like isoform X1: MRLCVLWLTFHLGFITGKSLATKAIITVGGNDPGKECIFPFKYEDKMYFQCIIKNNNNIPWCATTSDYAKDQKWGNCAIIGSPTTGGNSNGAPCQFPFTYQNKQYYYCTTYNEGSKLPWCATVSNYDKDPKWGYCPTSGIVTEGGNDPGKHCVFPFYYGKELYFQCTTNDHDHLWCATTSDYDTDGKWGNCPESGIVTVGGNDPGKHCVFPFYYEDQLHLKCTTKNNNHIPWCATTSDFAKDKKWGNCPFSGSPTTGGNSNGAPCQFPFIYQNKQYYYCTTENEGSKLPWCATVSNYDKDPKWGYCPTSGIVTEGGNDPGKQCVFPFYYGKELYFQCTTKDHNNLWCATTSDFNTDRKWGNCPDSGIVTVGGNDPGKHCVFPFYYEDQLYFQCTTKNNKNIPWCATTGDFDKDQKWGNCPVSGSEEDAPCKA; encoded by the exons ATGAGACTCTGCGTTCTCTGGCTCACATTCCACCTGG ggTTCATTACTGGAAAATCCCTTGCGACAAAAG CTATTATCACAGTGGGTGGCAATGATCCTGGGAAAGAATGTATCTTCCCCTTCAAGTATGAGGATAAGATGTATTTCCAATGCATAatcaagaacaacaacaacattccCTGGTGTGCGACAACCAGTGATTATGCCAAGGACCAAAAGTGGGGAAACTGCGCTATCATTG GTTCTCCTACCACTGGTGGAAACAGCAACGGAGCTCCCTGTCAGTTCCCCTTTACCTACCAGAATAAGCAGTACTACTACTGCACTACTTATAATGAAGGATCAAAACTTCCCTGGTGCGCTACGGTCTCTAATTATGATAAAGATCCAAAGTGGGGATACTGCCCTACATCAG GTATTGTCACAGAGGGTGGCAATGATCCTGGGAAACACTGTGTCTTCCCCTTCTACTATGGCAAGGAGCTATATTTCCAGTGCACAACCAATGACCATGATCACCTCTGGTGTGCAACCACCAGTGATTATGACACAGATGGGAAGTGGGGAAACTGTCCGGAAAGTG GTATTGTCACAGTGGGTGGTAATGATCCTGGGAAACACTGTGTCTTCCCTTTCTATTATGAGGACCAGctgcatttaaaatgcacaaCCAAGAACAATAACCACATTCCCTGGTGTGCAACCACCAGTGATTTTGCTAAGGACAAAAAGTGGGGTAACTGCCCTTTCTCTG GATCTCCTACCACTGGTGGAAACAGCAACGGAGCTCCCTGTCAGTTCCCCTTTATCTACCAGAATAAACAGTACTACTACTGTACTACAGAAAATGAAGGATCAAAACTTCCCTGGTGTGCTACTGTCTCCAATTATGATAAGGACCCAAAGTGGGGATACTGCCCTACATCAG GTATTGTCACAGAGGGTGGCAATGATCCTGGGAAACAATGTGTCTTCCCCTTCTACTATGGCAAGGAGCTATATTTCCAGTGTACAACCAAGGACCATAATAATCTTTGGTGTGCAACTACCAGTGATTTTAACACAGACCGGAAGTGGGGGAACTGCCCTGACAGTG GTATTGTCACAGTGGGTGGCAATGATCCTGGGAAACACTGCGTTTTCCCTTTCTACTATGAGGACCAGTTGTATTTCCAATGCACAACCAAAAATAATAAGAACATTCCCTGGTGTGCAACCACCGGTGATTTTGACAAAGACCAAAAATGGGGAAACTGCCCTGTCTCTG gtaGTGAAGAAGATGCACCCTGCAAAGCATAA
- the LOC107076748 gene encoding epididymal sperm-binding protein 1-like isoform X2 — protein sequence MRLCVLWLTFHLGFITGKSLATKGIVTEGGNDPGKHCVFPFYYGKELYFQCTTNDHDHLWCATTSDYDTDGKWGNCPESGIVTVGGNDPGKHCVFPFYYEDQLHLKCTTKNNNHIPWCATTSDFAKDKKWGNCPFSGSPTTGGNSNGAPCQFPFIYQNKQYYYCTTENEGSKLPWCATVSNYDKDPKWGYCPTSGIVTEGGNDPGKQCVFPFYYGKELYFQCTTKDHNNLWCATTSDFNTDRKWGNCPDSGIVTVGGNDPGKHCVFPFYYEDQLYFQCTTKNNKNIPWCATTGDFDKDQKWGNCPVSGSEEDAPCKA from the exons ATGAGACTCTGCGTTCTCTGGCTCACATTCCACCTGG ggTTCATTACTGGAAAATCCCTTGCGACAAAAG GTATTGTCACAGAGGGTGGCAATGATCCTGGGAAACACTGTGTCTTCCCCTTCTACTATGGCAAGGAGCTATATTTCCAGTGCACAACCAATGACCATGATCACCTCTGGTGTGCAACCACCAGTGATTATGACACAGATGGGAAGTGGGGAAACTGTCCGGAAAGTG GTATTGTCACAGTGGGTGGTAATGATCCTGGGAAACACTGTGTCTTCCCTTTCTATTATGAGGACCAGctgcatttaaaatgcacaaCCAAGAACAATAACCACATTCCCTGGTGTGCAACCACCAGTGATTTTGCTAAGGACAAAAAGTGGGGTAACTGCCCTTTCTCTG GATCTCCTACCACTGGTGGAAACAGCAACGGAGCTCCCTGTCAGTTCCCCTTTATCTACCAGAATAAACAGTACTACTACTGTACTACAGAAAATGAAGGATCAAAACTTCCCTGGTGTGCTACTGTCTCCAATTATGATAAGGACCCAAAGTGGGGATACTGCCCTACATCAG GTATTGTCACAGAGGGTGGCAATGATCCTGGGAAACAATGTGTCTTCCCCTTCTACTATGGCAAGGAGCTATATTTCCAGTGTACAACCAAGGACCATAATAATCTTTGGTGTGCAACTACCAGTGATTTTAACACAGACCGGAAGTGGGGGAACTGCCCTGACAGTG GTATTGTCACAGTGGGTGGCAATGATCCTGGGAAACACTGCGTTTTCCCTTTCTACTATGAGGACCAGTTGTATTTCCAATGCACAACCAAAAATAATAAGAACATTCCCTGGTGTGCAACCACCGGTGATTTTGACAAAGACCAAAAATGGGGAAACTGCCCTGTCTCTG gtaGTGAAGAAGATGCACCCTGCAAAGCATAA